The following coding sequences lie in one Kribbella sp. NBC_00709 genomic window:
- a CDS encoding pentapeptide repeat-containing protein, with product MTATHGPARRPDLRADCGQCAGLCCVALTLTASADFAIDKPAGEPCPNLKHDFRCGIHTRLRDGGFPGCTVYDCFGAGQKVTQVTYGGRDWRQAADFGAQMFEVFSVVRLLHELLWYLTEALELAPSLDGELRRALDGTEQLALGSAESLTALDVVAHRARINDLLLRTSELVRARVSPRLLNRRGADLMGADLRGADLRGADLRSAYLIGADLRRADLTSADLIGADLRDTDLRGAHLARSIFLTQMQLNATHGDTATTLPDRLTRPPHWS from the coding sequence ATGACTGCGACCCACGGGCCTGCACGACGCCCCGACCTGCGCGCCGACTGCGGGCAGTGCGCCGGGCTGTGCTGTGTGGCGCTGACGCTGACCGCATCGGCCGACTTCGCGATCGACAAACCGGCCGGTGAACCGTGCCCGAATCTGAAGCACGACTTCCGCTGCGGCATCCACACGCGGCTGCGGGACGGAGGCTTCCCCGGCTGCACCGTGTACGACTGCTTCGGCGCCGGCCAGAAGGTCACTCAGGTGACCTACGGCGGCCGTGACTGGCGGCAGGCGGCGGACTTCGGCGCGCAGATGTTCGAGGTGTTCTCGGTGGTGCGGCTGCTGCATGAGCTGCTCTGGTACCTGACCGAGGCTCTCGAGTTGGCACCGTCCCTCGACGGTGAGCTCAGGCGTGCGCTCGACGGCACCGAACAGCTGGCCCTCGGCAGTGCGGAGTCGCTCACGGCGCTCGACGTCGTCGCTCACCGCGCACGAATCAACGACCTGTTGCTACGGACCAGCGAGCTCGTCCGTGCGCGCGTCTCACCCAGATTGCTGAACCGACGCGGGGCGGACCTCATGGGCGCGGACTTACGCGGCGCGGACCTGCGGGGCGCGGACCTGCGCAGCGCCTACCTGATAGGCGCCGACCTGCGTCGCGCCGATCTCACCTCCGCCGACCTCATCGGCGCCGACCTCCGCGACACCGACCTCCGCGGCGCCCACCTGGCCCGAAGCATCTTCCTGACCCAGATGCAGCTCAACGCCACCCACGGCGACACCGCGACGACCCTCCCGGACCGGCTGACCCGCCCACCCCACTGGTCCTAG
- a CDS encoding tetratricopeptide repeat protein, giving the protein MASTERARKDVAGVEEALQSAIDSGHADLAPKAAFNLGVLCEDRDDFAGAERAYQLAIDSGHADHAPKAAVNLGVLREGQGDFAGAELAFQVAIDSGHADLAPMAAVNLGVLRDDEDGAERAYQVAIDSGHADQAPRAAVNLGVLREARRDCVGAERAYRLAIESGHAVMAPMAAVNLAVLCEGLGDFAGAERAYQVAIASGHADLAPKAAVNLGVLRERRGDLAGAELAYQVVIASGHADQAPQAAVNLGVLCHGREDFAGAESAFQVVIDSGHADMAPKAAFNLGVLRQDQGDLDGAERAYQLAIDSGHPSAAYCAREVMLQLRGAADAICGSTP; this is encoded by the coding sequence ATGGCGTCAACCGAGCGTGCTCGGAAGGATGTCGCCGGGGTGGAAGAGGCCCTGCAGTCGGCGATCGATTCCGGGCACGCCGACCTGGCACCGAAGGCGGCGTTCAACCTCGGTGTCCTGTGTGAGGATCGGGACGATTTCGCCGGGGCGGAGCGGGCCTATCAGTTGGCGATCGACTCCGGGCACGCGGACCACGCCCCGAAGGCCGCGGTCAACCTCGGGGTACTGCGCGAGGGGCAGGGCGACTTCGCCGGGGCCGAGCTGGCCTTTCAGGTGGCGATCGACTCCGGTCACGCCGACCTGGCCCCGATGGCTGCGGTCAACCTCGGCGTACTCCGTGATGATGAGGACGGGGCAGAGCGCGCCTACCAGGTCGCGATCGACTCGGGGCACGCTGACCAGGCACCGAGGGCGGCGGTCAACCTCGGCGTACTCCGTGAGGCGCGGCGCGACTGCGTTGGTGCGGAGCGCGCGTATCGGCTGGCGATCGAGTCCGGGCACGCTGTCATGGCGCCGATGGCAGCGGTCAACCTCGCCGTGCTTTGCGAGGGGCTGGGCGATTTCGCTGGGGCGGAGCGGGCGTACCAGGTGGCGATCGCTTCTGGGCACGCCGATCTGGCTCCGAAGGCCGCGGTCAACCTCGGCGTACTCCGTGAGCGGCGGGGCGATCTCGCCGGGGCGGAGCTGGCGTATCAGGTCGTGATCGCATCCGGGCATGCTGATCAGGCCCCACAAGCGGCGGTGAATCTCGGGGTGCTCTGTCACGGTCGGGAGGACTTTGCCGGGGCGGAGTCGGCCTTCCAGGTGGTGATCGATTCCGGGCACGCCGACATGGCCCCGAAGGCCGCGTTCAATCTCGGCGTACTGCGTCAGGATCAGGGCGACCTCGATGGCGCCGAGCGGGCGTACCAACTCGCCATCGACTCGGGGCATCCATCGGCTGCTTACTGCGCGCGAGAGGTGATGCTGCAGCTCCGCGGCGCGGCTGATGCGATTTGCGGCAGCACGCCATAG
- a CDS encoding serine/threonine-protein kinase, whose amino-acid sequence MADVFAGRYELVDPIGSGGNSTVWRAWDRRLQQFCAAKVLRQRRAGALLRFVREQGLRLDHPHILSPYSWVAEDDQALLAMDLVGGGSVDSLVADFGALPERYAAELLAQLLGALDQVHAAGILHRDVKPANLLLEITGTEPPVLRLSDFGIALWLGEPRLTQDGAVVGTPGYVAPEALAGDPPSIAQDLYAAGVTGWQLLTGEEPPLTGPPPTRPADAAGDSVVWRVVESLMEPEPADRARSAEDARAALAPLLAQPLELPALTPDGEPIEVFDHLPPLPAPHATRADPPEAPGHSVRREAPTSPPQIRPSEPPRPSEPPRPSDPGRWLASGRRRSVVLAASTMAVLAAAVVALLTLDGRPAGKDSPPPSQPTVPETMSTKPVTPAPNAEAKVGGACGWQEAGNLETTAGGTRIVCRRQGSSYRWIRAG is encoded by the coding sequence ATGGCGGACGTGTTTGCCGGGCGGTACGAGCTTGTCGACCCGATTGGTTCAGGTGGCAACAGCACGGTTTGGCGCGCGTGGGATCGCCGCCTGCAGCAGTTCTGCGCCGCGAAGGTACTCCGGCAGCGTCGCGCGGGAGCCCTGCTCCGATTCGTCCGCGAGCAAGGGCTGCGGCTGGATCACCCACACATTCTGAGTCCCTACAGCTGGGTCGCCGAGGACGATCAAGCTCTCCTGGCGATGGATCTGGTCGGCGGTGGTTCGGTGGACAGCCTGGTCGCCGACTTCGGCGCGCTCCCGGAGCGTTATGCCGCCGAACTGCTGGCGCAACTGCTCGGCGCACTCGACCAGGTCCACGCGGCCGGCATCCTCCATCGGGATGTGAAGCCGGCGAACCTGCTGCTCGAGATCACCGGTACGGAACCTCCGGTACTTCGGCTCAGCGACTTCGGCATTGCGCTGTGGCTGGGGGAGCCGCGCCTCACCCAGGACGGAGCGGTGGTCGGTACGCCGGGGTACGTCGCGCCCGAAGCCCTGGCCGGCGACCCTCCGTCCATCGCTCAGGACCTGTACGCCGCGGGCGTGACAGGTTGGCAACTTCTGACCGGGGAAGAACCGCCGCTCACCGGCCCACCGCCGACCCGGCCCGCGGACGCGGCCGGCGACAGCGTCGTCTGGCGGGTCGTCGAGAGCCTGATGGAGCCCGAGCCGGCCGACCGGGCCCGATCCGCCGAGGACGCGCGGGCTGCACTCGCACCTCTTCTGGCGCAACCACTGGAGCTCCCGGCTTTGACGCCCGACGGAGAGCCGATCGAGGTCTTCGACCACCTGCCGCCACTTCCCGCGCCGCACGCAACCCGTGCCGACCCACCCGAAGCACCCGGCCACTCCGTACGCCGTGAGGCGCCCACGTCGCCCCCGCAGATCCGGCCGTCCGAGCCGCCCCGCCCGTCCGAGCCGCCCCGCCCGTCCGATCCGGGCCGCTGGTTGGCTTCGGGGAGGCGGCGCAGCGTCGTACTGGCTGCGTCCACCATGGCAGTCCTCGCGGCGGCGGTCGTCGCGCTGCTGACTCTCGATGGGCGACCGGCGGGCAAGGACTCGCCACCGCCGAGCCAGCCGACTGTTCCGGAAACGATGAGCACCAAGCCGGTCACCCCGGCGCCCAACGCCGAAGCGAAAGTCGGGGGAGCGTGCGGTTGGCAAGAGGCCGGCAATCTCGAGACGACTGCCGGCGGCACTCGGATCGTGTGCCGCCGGCAGGGTTCGTCGTACCGCTGGATCAGGGCCGGTTAG
- a CDS encoding vWA domain-containing protein yields the protein MIRRLAAVAALPVLTAVFAFGNAAPADAEGELSPVMVVLDSSGSMTARDVGGSGTRMDAAKRAVGSMIDGLPAQAPVGLAIYGAGTGSSGSEKAAGCRDVRVVQPVKAGDKPAIKRAVNAAQASGYTPIGQSLRTAAAQLPAEGQRSIVLVSDGEDTCAPPQPCDVAKDLHRQGIDLHVHAIGFRVDAKARAQLACIAQSTGGTYHDAADADALLGVLGRVTDRALRHYEPTGQPITGTADPVTAPTMTPGQYLDTLDPVEERFYAADLKAGDTAYFAATAVFPRGNPRDLEVLDIKITGPGGADCYRSERELHTRAKQDGGALTTVLSWNGTVPGSSKPKGCSVPGKYVFRVTRDSKDGTDRVPLELQLRIEPPVTGSFGEPAQTGLVDFAQQPAGAVRPVRGGGSFNEATTLPGAGRYGETIYNGEELYYRVKLDWGQGLAYRVTYGAVPDAGTTNIRTGLFSPVRSEIKFDTTAYTGTTNILPSSGKAIATPRTAYLNRNVNDAVIRESSIDGWYYIVVKLGAPVAHEAGGVPVTIDVAVAGDKVAGPAYGTSTEETPSSPAPSTETPSAGQSTPSGSGTTAGQSSGGDTKPAADQTGSSLPWIILGAVLLLIVAIVVAALILRRRKAPTPQAPPGYPNGPGQGWSNRP from the coding sequence ATGATACGACGCCTCGCCGCTGTGGCAGCGCTACCCGTTCTGACCGCCGTGTTCGCGTTCGGAAATGCCGCGCCGGCCGATGCCGAGGGCGAGCTGTCGCCGGTGATGGTCGTGCTGGACTCGTCCGGTTCGATGACCGCCCGGGACGTCGGTGGCAGCGGCACCCGGATGGACGCCGCCAAACGAGCCGTCGGATCGATGATCGACGGCTTGCCCGCCCAGGCCCCGGTCGGACTGGCGATCTACGGCGCGGGGACCGGGTCGAGCGGATCGGAGAAGGCCGCGGGCTGCCGTGACGTCCGAGTCGTCCAGCCGGTGAAGGCGGGCGACAAACCCGCGATCAAGCGGGCCGTGAATGCGGCACAAGCGAGCGGCTACACGCCGATCGGCCAGTCACTGCGCACCGCGGCCGCTCAGCTTCCGGCAGAAGGGCAGCGCTCGATCGTTCTGGTGTCGGACGGCGAAGACACCTGTGCCCCGCCGCAACCGTGCGACGTCGCGAAGGATCTCCACCGGCAGGGGATCGACCTGCACGTGCACGCGATCGGTTTCCGGGTCGACGCGAAGGCCCGGGCCCAGCTCGCGTGCATCGCACAGAGCACGGGTGGGACCTATCACGACGCCGCCGACGCCGACGCGCTGCTCGGCGTGCTCGGCCGAGTGACCGATCGCGCGCTACGGCACTACGAACCGACCGGCCAGCCGATCACCGGCACCGCTGATCCGGTCACAGCGCCGACGATGACGCCAGGCCAGTACCTGGACACCCTGGACCCGGTCGAGGAACGCTTCTACGCGGCCGATCTGAAGGCGGGTGACACGGCGTACTTCGCCGCGACGGCGGTCTTCCCCCGGGGCAACCCTCGGGATCTCGAGGTCCTGGACATCAAGATCACCGGCCCGGGCGGAGCGGATTGCTATCGATCCGAGCGCGAGCTGCACACCCGGGCCAAGCAGGACGGCGGGGCGCTGACCACGGTGCTCAGCTGGAACGGGACGGTTCCCGGATCGTCGAAGCCCAAGGGGTGCAGCGTCCCCGGCAAGTATGTCTTCAGGGTTACCCGGGACTCGAAGGACGGCACCGACCGCGTGCCGCTGGAGCTGCAGTTGCGGATCGAACCGCCGGTGACCGGCAGTTTCGGTGAGCCGGCGCAGACCGGCCTCGTCGACTTCGCGCAGCAGCCGGCCGGCGCCGTCCGGCCGGTGCGCGGCGGCGGTTCGTTCAACGAGGCGACCACCCTGCCGGGAGCCGGCCGCTACGGCGAAACCATCTACAACGGCGAAGAGCTGTACTACCGCGTGAAGCTCGACTGGGGGCAGGGTCTCGCCTACCGGGTCACCTACGGCGCTGTTCCGGATGCCGGGACGACCAACATCCGCACCGGTCTGTTCAGTCCGGTCCGCTCGGAGATCAAGTTCGACACCACGGCCTACACCGGCACCACGAACATCTTGCCGTCGAGCGGAAAGGCGATCGCCACCCCGCGTACGGCGTACCTGAACCGCAACGTCAACGATGCCGTCATCCGGGAATCCAGCATCGACGGCTGGTACTACATCGTCGTCAAGCTGGGCGCCCCGGTCGCCCACGAGGCGGGTGGCGTACCGGTGACGATCGACGTGGCCGTAGCGGGCGACAAGGTCGCCGGACCCGCGTACGGCACCTCGACCGAGGAGACCCCGAGCAGTCCGGCCCCTAGCACCGAGACTCCGTCAGCCGGCCAGTCCACGCCGTCCGGATCCGGTACCACGGCCGGCCAGAGCTCGGGTGGCGACACCAAACCGGCGGCCGACCAGACCGGGTCGTCGTTGCCCTGGATCATCCTCGGCGCCGTGCTGCTGCTGATCGTTGCGATCGTCGTCGCGGCGCTGATTCTTCGCCGCCGTAAGGCTCCGACGCCCCAGGCGCCGCCGGGGTATCCGAACGGGCCGGGTCAAGGCTGGTCTAACCGGCCCTGA
- a CDS encoding TolB family protein gives MTLLHTIKDRRPIRTALAVLAVAAVPVGAVAVPATAAAAPHQGTIGLVSVGAAGGGGNAGLFPGTEKGVGVSADGRYVVFSSYATDLVANDTNGQRDVFVRDTKTGRTTLASVGAGGVQGNQASRQGSISADGRFVAFNSDASNLLPGDTNNSPDVFVRDLRTGRTTLVSVGRNGQADQGALQPEMSPDGRHVAFTSGSTNLVAGDTNNLADVFVRDLDAGRTQRVSLTVNGRQSAYSASDPAISADGRFVAFASNTEVAVRDRSTNRTRVVSRGVTVDPRSESLEAVKPAISNDGRFVVFTVIGWFPGMDPVPNVWLRDLRTDRLELISVDDSGQPALGIGGSFRTDISADGRYVTFGTTARLSDADQGELSDVFRFDRKTDSVRWITSGQDQTRVDNINGSHGPAISDDGQHVAFDSDAKTLAPGGGTSGYDTYLWSSARIR, from the coding sequence GTGACACTTCTTCACACCATCAAGGACCGTCGACCGATTCGTACTGCGCTCGCAGTACTCGCAGTAGCCGCAGTGCCGGTGGGCGCGGTCGCTGTGCCGGCGACCGCCGCCGCAGCTCCGCACCAGGGCACGATCGGTCTCGTGTCGGTCGGAGCCGCCGGAGGTGGTGGTAACGCCGGCTTGTTCCCAGGAACCGAGAAGGGTGTGGGAGTGTCGGCCGACGGGCGCTACGTCGTCTTCTCGTCCTACGCGACCGATCTCGTGGCCAACGACACCAACGGCCAACGCGACGTCTTCGTCCGCGACACCAAGACCGGCCGTACGACGCTCGCATCGGTCGGGGCCGGCGGGGTTCAGGGGAACCAGGCGAGCCGGCAAGGGTCGATCTCGGCCGACGGGCGGTTCGTCGCCTTCAACTCGGACGCTTCGAACCTGCTGCCCGGTGACACCAACAACAGCCCGGACGTCTTCGTTCGCGATCTGCGGACCGGGCGTACGACGCTGGTCTCCGTCGGCCGCAACGGTCAGGCGGACCAAGGTGCGCTGCAGCCGGAGATGTCGCCCGATGGTCGCCATGTGGCGTTCACGTCGGGATCGACGAACCTGGTGGCCGGCGACACGAACAACCTCGCGGACGTCTTCGTCCGGGACCTCGACGCCGGACGGACCCAGCGGGTATCGCTGACCGTCAACGGACGCCAGTCGGCTTATTCTGCGAGTGATCCCGCGATCTCGGCGGACGGGCGCTTCGTGGCGTTTGCTTCCAATACCGAGGTGGCTGTCCGGGACCGCAGTACGAACAGGACGCGAGTGGTTTCGCGCGGCGTGACCGTCGACCCGCGGTCCGAGTCGCTCGAGGCCGTCAAGCCGGCCATCTCCAACGACGGACGGTTCGTGGTCTTCACCGTCATCGGGTGGTTTCCGGGAATGGATCCGGTGCCGAACGTCTGGCTTCGCGACCTCCGTACCGATCGGCTCGAGCTGATTTCCGTCGACGACTCGGGCCAGCCGGCGCTGGGTATCGGCGGCAGCTTCCGTACCGACATCTCGGCGGACGGGCGGTACGTCACCTTCGGTACGACCGCTCGGCTGAGTGACGCGGACCAGGGGGAGCTCAGCGACGTGTTCCGGTTCGACCGGAAGACCGACTCGGTCCGCTGGATCACGTCCGGCCAGGATCAGACCCGGGTGGACAACATCAACGGCAGCCACGGCCCGGCGATCTCCGACGACGGACAGCATGTGGCGTTCGACTCCGATGCCAAGACATTGGCACCCGGTGGCGGGACTTCCGGATACGACACGTATCTGTGGAGCTCCGCGCGCATCAGGTGA